The Streptomyces durmitorensis genome contains the following window.
GATGACCTTCGCGAGGCGGGGGACGGCGCCCACGTCACGGTTGCCGGACATGCCCAGGTGGATGACGCGCACCCCGTCGGCCGTCAGGCCTTCGGCGACGGGACCGGGGTTGGTGAGGGTCACGACGTCGCAGGCGGCGGGCAAGTGGCGCAGGAGCAGGCGCAGTTGCTGCTCGGCGCCGCCGACCCCGAGGCCCGTGATGATGTGCAGGGCCTTCACCCGGTCACCGCCGGTTCGCGGACCGCACGGCGGCGCAGCCGGTTGAGCCGCAGCTTCAGCTGGAGCCGCAGGGCGGTGTCCTCCTGCCCGATGTGGACGCGCGGCAGGGCGTGCACCCCGGTCAGGGGGCCCGGGGAGATCGCGCACGCGTAGCGGTAGCCGGCCGCTCGTACGGTGTCGACGACCCGCTGGTCGACGGTGCCGTACGGGTAGCAGAAGCCCTCCACCTCGCGGCCGATGAGGTCGGAAAGGGCGACCCGGCTGCCGCTGGTCTCCTGCCACAGGAGCCGGTCGTCCGCCCGGGTGAGGTCGATGTGGGTCAGGCCGTGCGAGGCGACCTCCATCCCCTCGGCGGCGGCGTGGCGGATGCCGTCCGCGGTGAGCAGCGGTTTGCGCGGGCCGAGGGGGTCCCACGCG
Protein-coding sequences here:
- a CDS encoding polysaccharide deacetylase family protein, with amino-acid sequence MSVDTALGETPRSRRTRHWLPQAPMWVAMYHSVDNCADDPYKITVSPERLAAQLRWLRRQGLRGVSMTRLLTARARGEGRDLVGLTFDDGYTDFVDHALPLLRRYDFDATLFVLPGRLAGENAWDPLGPRKPLLTADGIRHAAAEGMEVASHGLTHIDLTRADDRLLWQETSGSRVALSDLIGREVEGFCYPYGTVDQRVVDTVRAAGYRYACAISPGPLTGVHALPRVHIGQEDTALRLQLKLRLNRLRRRAVREPAVTG